The window ATTACAAAACTCTTGTAAACACTTCATTTGCCGAGAAAGCCATAAAAGATTAAGGAGGGGCTATTCTTGAGTTTCGTCGAAATCGATCATGTCTCTCATACTTACTTTACCCCCGAAGCAGCTTTCGAAGCTGTTCATAATATTCAAATGACCGTGGAGGAAGGCGAATTTATTTCTTTATTAGGGCCGAGCGGCTGCGGGAAAACAACCCTCCTATCGCTCATCGCAGGACTGATGACCCCGACGTATGGAACGATTTATGTGGACGGACAACATCCAAAAAATTTAAAAAATACCATCGGTTATATGCTTCAGCAAGATTACTTATTTCCTTGGAAAACCATTGAACAAAACGTTCTGCTCGGCTTAAAAGTAATGAAACAATTAAACGAAACGAGTAAAGCAAACGCCCTATCCCTTTTGGAGCAAATGGGATTAAAAAACGTTCGCAATCAAACACCTCGGCAGCTGTCGGGGGGAATGCGGCAAAGAGTGGCACTAGTCCGAACATTGGCAGTCAATCCGAAACTGCTGTTATTAGATGAACCTTTTTCTGCCTTAGATTATCAAACAAAACTGAAGCTTGAGGATTTAGTTTTCCAAACGCTAAAGTCTTTTCAAAAAACGGCTATTTTAGTGACACACGATATTGGCGAAGCGATTTGTATGAGCGACAGGATCTATCTATTTTCCAAAGGTCCCGGACGAATCCATAAAGTCTTTGAAGTGCCGGATGAACTGAGATCCCTTTCTCCGCTCGAAGCAAGAAACCATTTATCCTTTACACCGTTTTCCCAAGAAATATGGAAGGAGTTGGAAAGTCTTGAAAATAGATGATCGCATTTCCTCACTGCATCAGAACTATAAATTAAAAATCAAAAAGGAAAAACGGTTCATCACCATATGCCAGATCCTATTATTTCTCGCCTTTTTCACGATCTGGGAAGTCGCCAGCCGCCGGGAATGGGTGGATCCGCTGATCTTCAGCTCTCCCTCTAAAATTTGGCATTTGCTTCTCAATAAAATCAGCGATGCTTCCTTGTTTCACCATATGGTCGTTACTTTAACAGAAACAGCGGCGGGATTTATCATCGGGACTTTAGCCGGCACGATACTTGCCACTATTTTGTGGTGGTCTCCTCTTCTTTCCAAGATTTTGGATCCTTACCTCGTTGTGTTAAACGCTCTGCCTAAAGTAGCTCTTGGCCCGATTCTCATCGTCGCGTTAGGCCCTGGTTTTACTTCCATCATCACGATGGGAGCAGTGGTTTCCGTCATCATCACCACCATCGTCGTATATACGTCCTTTCGGGAAGTGGATCCAAACTACTTGAAAGTATTGCAGACGTTCGGAGCCACCCGGAAACAAATCTTTCAAGAAGCTGTTTTTCCATCCAGCCTCCCCGCGATCATCTCTACTTTGAAAGTAAATGTCGGTCTATCATGGGTAGGCGTGATTGTCGGAGAATATCTTGTTTCCAACGAAGGACTCGGTTATTTAATCATTTACGGGTTCCAAGTATTTGACTTTACGCTTGTACTCATGTCGTTATTGATCATTGCCGTATTGGCAGCCATTATGTATCAAGCAGTAGCCGTGTTGGAAAAATTAACGGCCAAGAATCGAAACTAAAAAGAAATGCCCTGCGATTGTTTCAAATAACGCAGCGTTTGCTGCACCACATCGTCTTTCATCAAAAAGCTGAATTTACTTGAGTTCAAATACCGATTCAAGTCCCCTTTTATTAAGACCGGGCCGTCTGTTTCCAAATAATCCTTTTTAGGAACCAACGAATCAATCATGCCGTAGCATATCGCTTTTACAAAAGGCTTTATAGGATCTTTGACCAAATATTCACCCAAATAGAGCAAATGGTTGTTCAACAGGCCGCCTGTTTCTTCCCAAACTTCCCTTTTGGCGGCCTCTTGCACCGTTTCTCCTTCTTCGATTTTTCCACCTGGAAATTCCAATCCCCTTTTCGGATGATTGGTCAAAAGCCAGCTATCGTCGTATCGGCATAGAACAAGAACATGCTTTGGAGGGATGGTAAAAGCATTTTGAGAAAAACAAAGCTGCACTTCATATCCGTTTTGATCGTAAAACTTCTTCATTTTTTGGTCACACTCGATTTTCTTGGTTTTACCGATATTATACCGTGGAATGAATCGTTTCGCATTCCTTCTATTCGTTACAAATCCCCTTTTTCTTCCCAATAGCTGCCATCCAAAATCCCTATTTGTTCGATATGATTTTTGGCCTCATCATCGCCCAATTGATAAATCATTTCATAGATTTTGCGAAGATTTCGGTCATAGGCATCATTTTCCCGATCGTAATGGTATTGAACATACGGGGCGTGGCTGCGGAAAAAATTTTGCCATTCTACCGAATAATTCGATTCAAATATTTCGCGCAAACGAGTAATTTCTTCGTCTGTGGCAAAAATCCGATAATTCCATGGGGAATCCTGGGATGTTGTGAGAATCTCTCCATTCCCGACATGTACATAGTAAGTTTTTTTCTCACCGGCCAAATGATATCCTCCTCTTTTCCTATTTCTCATTTTTACTTTTTTCCACTCGCTCTTATAATATACAAGCATTTCTATTTGCTCTTTTCACAACCTTTTAACGCTAAGAAAGAAAAAGAAGTGGAAAGTTAAAAATCCGCCATTCTCCATCGCTCGGAATAAATCATCAGCAAACGGAAAAAATGGAGAAGAATGCTTGCATAAAAGCTTTTGGAATCCAAAGGTAAAGGAGGCTTTCCATATGAAATTAGTCGATGAATTATACGAACTGTATCGAGGGCGCTTGCAAGGAACGGAAGAAGATTTAGATATGATTACGTTATCCGTTTTAGAACATTTGTCTCGAAAAGAACTGCTGGATATCATCCACGATTTGCCCGATCCAGAACTGGAATATTTTTTTCGATTATATTTATTTAAAGAATTAAAGGAAAAATTTGCTCAGGAAGATGAACAGCTGTTAAAAGGAAAGCACAATTTCCACTAATTGGTTACATAAGCCATGACTTTACGGTCCACAAAAAAAAGCACATGATGACGCCCGGTAAAAAATCGCAAGACGTCATCATGTGTTTTCGATTAGTGCTGATTGCAAATTTCCTATTATGGGAGGACAACCAGCCTGTTGACTTCACCATTGCTTAAGCGGTCAAATCCTTCATTGATTTGCTCCAAAGGAATAGTGCCGCTAAGAAGTTTATCAATCGGCAGTTTCCCTTGTTTATACATATCAATAAATCTCGGAATATCTCTGGAAGGAACGCAGCTTCCGACATAAGAACCTTTCATCGTTCTTTCCTCTGCCGTTAAAGTCACTTGCGTGAATGAAAACTTGTGCGAAGGGTGAGGAAGACCGGTTGTAATCGTCGTTCCACCTCTTCTGGTAATTTTATAAGCCGTATCCATGGCCGGTACCGCTCCTGCCGTTTCAAACGCATAATCAACCCCTCCGTCAGTAGCGGCCTTCACGTTTTCTACTACATGCTCATCTCCTGCATTGAAAACATCCGTCGCACCAAGCTGTTTGGCGAATTCCAGCTTTTCTTGATTCAGATCAATGGCGACGATCTTTCTCGCACCAGATGCCACCGCGCCTAAAAGGGCGCTCAAACCGACTCCGCCCAACCCGACAATCGCCACGGTGCTTCCCATCTGTACTTTTGCGGTATTCACTACTGCTCCGACTCCGGTCATCACCGCACATCCGAATAATGCCAATCGTTCAAACGGTACATCCTTATCCACTTTTACAACTGAATTTCTGGCAACCACTACATATTCAGAAAAAGCCGAAACGCCGAGATGGTGATGAATATCTGAACCGTTTTCATGCAGTCTTCTTTCACCGCTCAATAGAGTACCTTGATTATTTGTTTCGGCTCCTTTTTCGCATAAAGCCGGCCGACCTTCCTGACAGGGCAGACAATGTCCGCAACTAGGAACAAAGACACAAACTACATGATCGCCTTCTTGTAAATCGTCTACCCCTTCTCCGACTTTTTCTACAATTCCTGCTGCTTCATGTCCCAGTGCCATTGGTGTAGGCCTTGGTCTGTCGCCGTTAATCACAGATAAGTCTGAGTGGCATAATCCAGCCGCTTTGATTCTTACCAGGATTTCTCCCCTTTTCGGCGGATCCAGCTCCAATTCTCTTATTTTCAAAGGCTGGCTTTCTGCATACGGACGTGATAATCCCAACTCATACAATACGGCTGATTTTGTCTTCATTTTGCTAGTACATCTCCCTATTCATAATATCCTTCAGTAGACTTAATAAATGATTGAAATTGTTGGCTGTCGTGGCCAAACCATACTTGAGAATTGGTTTCTTTCGCCAATCTTTTAATTTTTTCCACTGCTTTTACATAACCTAAAGAATCATAAATAATTCCCGGAACTTTGATGGGAGTGCCATAATTTTCAGCTGAATAGACAGCATCGGAAGCTAAAATAATTCCTCCCGTACCCGGCAGTTGAACATGCAGACCTAACATCCCCCAAGCATGGCCGCTGCCAAAGTTCAAAAGCGTCACATCTTCCGCCAATTTAAGCTGGTGATCATTTCTGCCGATGGTCTTCCACTGCAGATGGTTTTTGATCCAAGCATCAATATCAGCCCAAATATAGGCGCCGCCTTTTTGATGCTCAGCATAACATCTTAAAGCACCGTTCAATTCATCTTCATGAACGATAATCGTCGCATTTGTAAACATTTCCAAGCAGCCGGCATGGTCCAAATGCAAATGAGAGGCTACAACGTATCGGATATCTTCAGGACGCACTTTCAACTGTTCCAGCCGGTTATGTAAATAGCATTCTTCGCTCGCTTCCCAAGGAAAGGTCTTTTGGGTCATTTCTTCCCAGCGCCCTTTCACTCCCATTGAGTTCGGATTGCAAGCGGTATCAAACAAAATTTTTCCTTCCGGATGATCGATCAGTACGGTATAAATCGGAAACTCAATAAATTCCGCAGGCTGGTTGGGATGATCTACAGTAGCCGGATTATGCATGGCAACCATAAAGTTTTTATCCATTTTCATTCGGCCATTATCCAGCACATATAGCTTAGAATGCGCTTTCACAATATTCGTCATCACAGCACCTCTATCTTTCCGTATTTACTGACGGCTCTTTCATTTTCCCAACGAATCCAATACATTCAATAATCCTCTAAATTTCAGCTATCCTTTCCCTTATCCTTTTATCACCCCCGATTAGGATCACTAAAACCGTCCGTCATTTTTTCCTCCACCAGATGCAAATCAAATCACTCTTTTGTTCAATTCGGTATATTCTTTTAATTCATTATTACATAAATTATCTAATAATTAAATATAAAGTGAAATTTCCGTTTTATTAAGGCGTACAGTTTAATACCTGCTCCATAACGACGTCTTCTTTTTCTCTTGGAAATAAAAAAGTAGTATGTTAAAATCTAAACGCTTTATAATATTATATATTTTCTGAATAATATATAATAAAGAAAAAAGTTAGATACCATCCCCCCTTTGACCATGGTGTTTCTTTTTACAGGAGGAGAATTTCTTATGACAGATGGGAGGTCTGCTTTTCTTGTTTTTCTAGCTGCAATATTATGGGGGACAACGGGAACAGCCCAAACTTTTGCACCTGATAGCGCCACCCCTGTTGTTATCGGAGCTGTCCGGTTAGCCATCGGCGGTCCCGCGTTGCTCATCTCCGCTTTTTTGAAAGGGAAATTAAATCATCAAGGGTGGTCGGTTATCCCCGTTATCATGGCTGCATTATGTATCGCTGCCTATCAACCGCTTTTTTTCTCCGCAGTGAAATTAACAGGAGTCGCAATAGGAACCGTTACGGCAATCGGAAGCGCCCCGATTTTGGCAGGCATCCTTGAATGGATTGTGAAGAGGAAAACTCCTGAACGAAATTGGTGGCTTGCGACGTTTTTAGCAATGATGGGCTGTCTATTGCTTATTCAGAATGATCATGAAATGAATGCCGCGCCGTTAGGCATCATTATGGCAATTGGTGCGGGATTATCATTTGCGGCATATACGTTGATCACGAAACATTTGCTCGAAAAGCACATACCCGAGGCAGTAGTTGGGGTTGTGTTTACTTTAAGTTCGATTTTCTTAACCCCCTTTTTATTTGTATACAATCTCAAATGGCTATTAGATCTTCATGGGATAGCAGTTGCTTTATATCTCGGACTTTTTGCCACTGCGCTTTCTTATATGTTTTTTGCGAAAGGACTGATGGGGATCCACGCCTCAAAAGCGGTTACCCTTTCTTTGGCTGAACCGCTCACTGCTGCATTACTTGGTGTTTTCATAGTTGGTGAGACGCTGGCTCCCATTGCATGGACAGGAGTTCTTTTGTTATTCATCGGGTTAGGATTATTGTCCTTTAAACCCGGAAAGCAAAAAAGAAGATAGTTTGACCCATCGATCATACCCGTTATTTCATAACATGATCGCTTTCAATAAGATCGGAAAGAGCATATTAAAGGAAGTTATCATCATGTTAATAATTATCTTTCCGAATTTCCAAGCTGAAGAATTACCTGTATTCCCCGACGTTTTACCAGATGTAAAACTAATTTATTATCAAAACGTATGTTTTTAGGAAATAGGGGGCAACACAAATGGAAACCAATAATCGAAACTGTTTAAGATGCCAAGAAGAGATGACTAGGGTGTCTGTAATCCCCGGCGGTGGCGGGGGAGCATTGCTAATTGAAAAGATGAAGTCAGGATTCTTTAAAGGAAAAACGTCAAGCGTTAACGCATTTGTATGCACTCAATGTGGGTATGTAGAACTTGTTGCTGAAAATCCAGCAATTTTCAAAGAAAAATAAGTTTTATGGATTTCTAATCGAGTAGGAGGGAGCGATTAACTCCCGTCCTCTCACACCACCGTACGTACGGTTCCGTATACGGCGGTTCAATTAAGATAATTGACGCAAGTCTTTATAACTTCCGTGAATAGCTGTTCTCTTTATGCCAGTGGTCACTCCACCCTCCAAGAGGTCTCCCACGGGATTCACCGCTTCCTCCCTCAAGTGAGGTACTACGTTTTCTGTGTTCATCATGACTCACTGAATACCAAGGGCTATTCT of the Bacillus smithii genome contains:
- a CDS encoding ABC transporter ATP-binding protein encodes the protein MSFVEIDHVSHTYFTPEAAFEAVHNIQMTVEEGEFISLLGPSGCGKTTLLSLIAGLMTPTYGTIYVDGQHPKNLKNTIGYMLQQDYLFPWKTIEQNVLLGLKVMKQLNETSKANALSLLEQMGLKNVRNQTPRQLSGGMRQRVALVRTLAVNPKLLLLDEPFSALDYQTKLKLEDLVFQTLKSFQKTAILVTHDIGEAICMSDRIYLFSKGPGRIHKVFEVPDELRSLSPLEARNHLSFTPFSQEIWKELESLENR
- a CDS encoding ABC transporter permease; the protein is MKIDDRISSLHQNYKLKIKKEKRFITICQILLFLAFFTIWEVASRREWVDPLIFSSPSKIWHLLLNKISDASLFHHMVVTLTETAAGFIIGTLAGTILATILWWSPLLSKILDPYLVVLNALPKVALGPILIVALGPGFTSIITMGAVVSVIITTIVVYTSFREVDPNYLKVLQTFGATRKQIFQEAVFPSSLPAIISTLKVNVGLSWVGVIVGEYLVSNEGLGYLIIYGFQVFDFTLVLMSLLIIAVLAAIMYQAVAVLEKLTAKNRN
- the ytkD gene encoding RNA deprotection pyrophosphohydrolase, whose amino-acid sequence is MKKFYDQNGYEVQLCFSQNAFTIPPKHVLVLCRYDDSWLLTNHPKRGLEFPGGKIEEGETVQEAAKREVWEETGGLLNNHLLYLGEYLVKDPIKPFVKAICYGMIDSLVPKKDYLETDGPVLIKGDLNRYLNSSKFSFLMKDDVVQQTLRYLKQSQGISF
- a CDS encoding DUF6154 family protein, producing the protein MKLVDELYELYRGRLQGTEEDLDMITLSVLEHLSRKELLDIIHDLPDPELEYFFRLYLFKELKEKFAQEDEQLLKGKHNFH
- a CDS encoding zinc-dependent alcohol dehydrogenase family protein, encoding MKTKSAVLYELGLSRPYAESQPLKIRELELDPPKRGEILVRIKAAGLCHSDLSVINGDRPRPTPMALGHEAAGIVEKVGEGVDDLQEGDHVVCVFVPSCGHCLPCQEGRPALCEKGAETNNQGTLLSGERRLHENGSDIHHHLGVSAFSEYVVVARNSVVKVDKDVPFERLALFGCAVMTGVGAVVNTAKVQMGSTVAIVGLGGVGLSALLGAVASGARKIVAIDLNQEKLEFAKQLGATDVFNAGDEHVVENVKAATDGGVDYAFETAGAVPAMDTAYKITRRGGTTITTGLPHPSHKFSFTQVTLTAEERTMKGSYVGSCVPSRDIPRFIDMYKQGKLPIDKLLSGTIPLEQINEGFDRLSNGEVNRLVVLP
- the ahlS gene encoding AhlS family quorum-quenching N-acyl homoserine lactonase, with protein sequence MTNIVKAHSKLYVLDNGRMKMDKNFMVAMHNPATVDHPNQPAEFIEFPIYTVLIDHPEGKILFDTACNPNSMGVKGRWEEMTQKTFPWEASEECYLHNRLEQLKVRPEDIRYVVASHLHLDHAGCLEMFTNATIIVHEDELNGALRCYAEHQKGGAYIWADIDAWIKNHLQWKTIGRNDHQLKLAEDVTLLNFGSGHAWGMLGLHVQLPGTGGIILASDAVYSAENYGTPIKVPGIIYDSLGYVKAVEKIKRLAKETNSQVWFGHDSQQFQSFIKSTEGYYE
- a CDS encoding EamA family transporter, encoding MTDGRSAFLVFLAAILWGTTGTAQTFAPDSATPVVIGAVRLAIGGPALLISAFLKGKLNHQGWSVIPVIMAALCIAAYQPLFFSAVKLTGVAIGTVTAIGSAPILAGILEWIVKRKTPERNWWLATFLAMMGCLLLIQNDHEMNAAPLGIIMAIGAGLSFAAYTLITKHLLEKHIPEAVVGVVFTLSSIFLTPFLFVYNLKWLLDLHGIAVALYLGLFATALSYMFFAKGLMGIHASKAVTLSLAEPLTAALLGVFIVGETLAPIAWTGVLLLFIGLGLLSFKPGKQKRR